The segment taaaaacaaaagaaaatgtaaattaaataattcacaatTTACTTTCTTAAGTTGGGGCTTGGAGAATAACTTTTTACAGCATAGTTGCGCAAACGATGGCTTAGGACATTGCTTAAACTTCTCCTGATATTGTACAGGGGTTAgattaattttgcttttcgaccaattaataaacttgtcatcttttgatattttcttacTGAAGTGAAAAGCGGAGACTGAATTTTTTGCGACATTGTTTAGAATTTGGCGACctacttgaaaattttgcGGCAACATGCCGaatgaaatatacatgtgtCACATGttgttcattaaaataaaatttaaaaaatcaacaaaCAAAAGACACATCGAAAGATCGCATTTCGTCGACAAGATAACTTCGAATAAGAGTTTAAGAAGTTCGAATTTGACAATATATGAAGCATCTCGCACTATTATCTTTCTAAAGTTGCGCCGTTTAAATGACAACAAGATGATCGTGTGtcttaacaataatttttaaaagagaaaaacaataGCCAAGTATGgtgacaattaatttattaccctttcaaaatatttgtgtaaattacaataatttaatattattattttttataaattatcatactttgagaaaacattttttttttaatttaggatattttaattgcaatttatttcatacGTGGCGTAAGGAAATAAATGTCACGCGTGTAGTGCATGCTTTGTAATATTCtagtgttattaattattgtaagatTCTCGAATATATGAAGATTTTCATTTATACACAATTCATAAGCTTGTCAGGTATATGCTTTTCTTTAACTGCAAACttcaaaacttgaaaaatgCATCTAATATCCACACGAATTCACATCTAAAATTCCTTTATCTCTTTTTGcatgtttattatttcatgcTTCTCGTCGCATTAAATATCTTCATTATAAACGCAGATACGCGCCGAGTTCGCAGCTGTAGCGAAAGCGTCGAGGATCTCGGTAAAACCGTTACAGGTACCAGCAGCAACTACAGCAACAACAATAACCACTGTCGGGAGCGAGAAGCGCGCAGAGATTATCAGGCGTTGCGGGAGAAATTCGGCGCTGAGTTCCACCGGAAACTGGTCGAGTGGGAGCGCCTGAAAAGCGCACGAAACGCTCGTGATGGTTTGCCGTTGAACGAGGAACGGCTGGCGCCCGAGTTCCGGAAGAAGCTACAAGATTGGAAGCGAACGAAGAAGGGCCGACGATCTGGTGCGGCCATCGAGCAACGCGTCAGTCGTCGACGGTTGACTGACTGGCAACTCTGGCGTTCCTCTTCGTCGAAGCCCGAGCTCAGGTGTTATAATGTATGTTGATCTCGCGAATACTCGTGTAAAGTTATGAGTACTTTGAGATCTGAGAGTCTTGGAAAAAAGCCATACTGTCcacaaaatattctttcaaaaaaaatgaaacgacttatttcttaaatataaaaatgttaatgttttgtcaattataattgttttctaattatttaatagattttagaGACTCTTTATAACCgaatttaaattactaaagaatctttcgtaattaaaatgaaattaagatAAAGAGACGCGAGACACAAATGAAGAAAgtatatgtcttttttgtaACAGCTTTTTTCATTCTAATTTGCGAGATTTATTTctgaatgtttttttaaaaattttttacatgataGAAGAATCAGAATTCAATCGGTTCGCGTGGAAGCTGCGCAAGTATCGGTAGCACGGGAAGCTTTGGCAGCGATGGAAAACAGTATCTCTGCGAGGATTTCATTAAGCGAATGGAAACCTGGAAAAGGATGAGCGAAGCTGCATGTCGAAGTGAGACGCCGAAATCACCGGCGAATCATGTCACATCCGATATCATCGATGAAACGGAGTTTCTCGCTTTAGAAAAGCTGCTGTTGCTATTTGGACAAAGAATCAGCCAGGAACGTCGTGAAAGCGACGCGAGACAACTGAATGATTGCTTCGACGGCGAATCGAGGTATAGGAATCCAAAccatgttaattatattagaatattttttaaatgcaatatttttattagatataaaaaattactttattaatttattatatttattatactatttcacttattatatatatttattttattaattttattagatataaaaaaataataaaagccaAAAAAGAATAGCAAATGtgcaaattgtaaattattaagcTTTTTAATTGATTCCAAGATTCATGGCTATGTCTCGAGGCGCAAACTGTGGCAACGAAGTGCTGATTCGCACATCCGTCGGATCTTACCGTTTCGAGGGTATATCCCGAGAATTCACGAGGAAATTATACGATTGGGAGAAATATCGCGGAATATCACCCAGATCCTCCACGTTCCGTCTATTGGGACCAGGTTATACGCCGTTCACGCAAGATTTGGATGAAGCTACGTTGACACAGTCACCAAGTACGACAggtaagattaaataattatttattgagaaaCGCAATATTTTCTAAACCAGACTAATAtacttatgaaaatattattagacgacgtcataattatacaaatcgtAGGAAAGAATCGTGCATTCCACTGGACTCTAAAAAGATCCAAGTCCGACAGCAGCATTTTCGAAAGCAGTCTTCGCAACGAATCGTTTACAGTGCGTCGATCTACGAGTCTTCACTCTCTGATCTCTAGGGGCAAGCTCGAAGATGATACTCGAATGAACACTTTGCCAGTttcaagtaaatatttaaaaatttatttagtaaatattttaatataacagttTTGTATACTATAATCCTATTTTTAAACACTATATCCGTggctatttttcttatttgatttcataatatattttatttttatctatttgttcacgttttgtcaaaattataattatagtttatgGCTACAGACAATTTTCTATCAACtactgataatttatttagtaaataatttatgtatgtaattaGTAATTTTCAACATGTACGTTaacaatattgatttttctctatataaatttaaacagttTGTTGAATCCttcttcattttaaatttgcaataatttttccgTTTCTTGCTAATCATTTAGtacttgtattttttcaaatcttataattttgtaattttttcttttttattattacatatgtccAATActtgcaattaatattatattctttaccctttatcgaaaaatattacatgtgaATAttcaatagtaataataatttacagcCTTTGTTATAGATAATTCGCAGGGGATCAAGGACCCCTCGGAGGACACGGCAGTGGAGGATTCCGAACCGGAGGCGATGATCGTCGACATCGAAGACGTTATCGAGGAAACCGCCAGTCCTTTGACCGGAGTACAACCCCATCAGACGCCGGTGTACTCCGTCGCGGCCAGCGAAACCACTAGCATCGCTGTCCCTCTCGGGACAGTTACATCCAGCCATGAGCCATCGCCGGTGTTTTTGGTCGAGGTCGAGGATGATAAGAATTGCGAATCATGGAACGGCAGAAAGTGGATCGGTCCGGAAGCTCGCTCGAGCGAGAACAGTCCGAGTCCGGAACGCTGTTTGCTATCCGAGGACTGGCGCAAGAAACCGACATTTTTGGACGAAGATAAACCGAGTTGGGAGTCATCGTGCAAGGAAGATAACGAAGAAAATCAGGGCTGGACCGAGAAAACACCTTGTTCGAGCTTAGATTTCGGTGGCTCTGTAAAATCCGACCAATCGATTGGATGGAGTCGAGATACTTGGGACGAGTCGTGCGATGAAACGAATAGGTAAATCGGATTATTTCTCTAGAAAATTATcgcttttttcataattacagTGATACATTTTCAGAGATTCGATTGCACTTGAATTGCCTCTTACGTCGATCTGCGAGAGTAAAAACGATACGAAGAAACAAGAGTCTTCTTTCGGTAAGGCATTTCTcgcgtatatattaatttttttagatactagattaaatatttcattactagaattattttttttattttttaagttttataatatcttgtaaatggtgagttattttacttttcctCTATTTGTCTGGTGTTTCAGAAAATGACAACCCCGAATCTGGATACTTTGCGAATAATATCGAAACTACATCGACGACCTGGAATGCGGAAGAATTAATGGTACATttggataatttaattttgctttaacGTATTGATTTCgtacacattattatttatctagttttaatatttttcatagcataaacgtgtaataaaaaaggagttataagttatttataaaaaatactccttagtaatcattaaaattgcgTCAGATACTCGAATCATTGTGTTGAAGCTCAAACTTTTTGGAAAAGTAAGTTTTATCATAGCGCAATTGAAATTAGCGTCCTGTCGGTACAACCAGGACTCGCCGCACACGTGGACCAAGGAGATGAATGAGACGAGAAAGATCGAGGATTTAGCAGACGAGTCATCAAAAAATAATGGACGGACGAGCGATACAGAGGACCTTCGAGATGACAAGTACGACAAAGAAgccaaaaaagaaaaaataattctcagCACAGATTTTTGCACTTATCAATTGGCAAGAACGATATCATCTTCAGATTGCCACGATTCAATGGAACCTGTATCGAAATTATCGAATTCAAACTTaggtaaaatgttattttattcttctgtaatcttaatctatatttttattgtttagccatttactttatatttgtctttttttgcataaacattttattataataattctttttgacAGACGATAACAAAGATATGTCGGAATCCTGCCGCGatcttaatattgaaaatgagaCTTCAGCACATTACGAGAACTGCAGTTCTCCCGAGCTGCAGACCGATGTCGATCGACATTACGAAATTCTCACATTTAAAACAGACACGTGCGGCGATACGATGAACAATCATTTGTACGAACCGGTCGATTGTCACGAAGAAGTGCGCGGTTCCTCTTGTGACAACAGAAATAACTGcgtaaaagaaaatcttttgtCATCAAAATTAATAGCAATGGAAAGATCTAGCCTTTCGGAAACTTCGAAAAGCCTGTTGACCAATTCCACCATTCGTACTGTACCGATAACAGTCTCCAGAGACAGCGAAGCGCGCTGTTTGGAAAAAATTCTGATCAACGAGGAGACAAtgaacaaaataattgttcCCACGGCGAGCACggaaaatggaataaaaaatacggaCAGAATCCGAAATCGTTTCGCAAGCTTGGATCGGCCGGATGAAGTCATCGAGAATCGACCGAGCGATTGTAATCCGTCTACGAAAATCGCGACTCGCGACAACCAGATTGATTGCATCAAAAAGGACAGTTCTTCCCCCAGGAACGTTTTCATCAAGACAAAACGCATGATATTTGGCCCGTTTCGTCGCTCGGAAGACCGAGCATCTTCGAGAAAGGAGAGTGATGGTTCCATCGATGGTCGACTTCGACGTTCGTCAAAGTCTAAAAGCAAATCGAGATCGACGTCGCCCAAACTGTGTCGACAAGACGCTTTATTACGCGTATCGTTGTCCTTACCGTGGCCTCTACGTTCCACCTCAAAGGAGAATGAGAGTCCGTTCGAAGCAGAGTCCAGAAGGAGCTCAGGGAGCAAAATAGAAGACGTAATAGCAGtacagcaaaaaaatttgCCCTTCGAGGAGAATAgcgtgaataataaaaaaatcaacaatCGACTAACTGAGGAAAAGTTGTTATCACCAACTGATGTAAATATGTGTTCGTTCGGGACGACTTCTACACGAGTTTCTGAACGATCAGACCGATCAAGAAAAACCTCGATCGAGCAGGACCGGTGTAATCAAACGCAAAATAATGAAGAACGCGGTAAAGTCAAGTGTAATGAagtaaattttgaaagaaagcGGGACGAAGGAAGATTCAATCGAAAGCAAGACGAAAGGAAGCAAGGAGAGATCCAATTCAGCCAAAGGCAGGAGGAAGCGAGGCAGCAGAATGATAATCATACGAAATGCGAAGTGGTATCATCCGATTTGATGCACAAGCTTAGAATACTTTCGGATGCTGCGGAGAGAAGGGAAGGCCAAGCGACTGTAGCAGAACCTCTCATAACGAGCAGTCCGGAATCGCGTTCTTCTAAGATACGTCGCGCCAAAGAAAGCTTCCTGTCACGTCGAGGCGGTCCTTTCTGTCGCTCCATGATGGAATCGACGGAAGCTGCGGATCTTTGGAGACGTCCAACGATGACGTCTACTCAGGCATCGACTGAAACGTTAAAGGCGAATGAGATTACGGTGATTCCTGCAAAGTTCGAAGAGACAGAAAACGCAGGAAGTGGAACGGAAATGGCGTCACTGACCGTGCAAGATGAAGTCGCTTCTTTAAGCGAGAACAGAGTCGATGCGTGCCAGGAGAAAGATCTAGCGATCGATGCTGGTGTCCGATCGGAATCGCTGGTAAAATCAGCTAGTGCTAGTATGATCAACGTGGATCCCAATACAGTTGGCCGGTTAGTCACGACCGATCGCGGATGTGAGTCCTTGCCGAGGACAATCGCGAAGCGTCGCGAGTCCTCGGGGCCGCTGGCGAAGATCGTCGGCAAGCTGAGGCTGTCGCGCTTGATTCGCTCCAGGAACGTCGACGGTGGCAGCATGAGCACGATTTCGACATTGTGCAGGCAGAGTTTGTTAATCGACATGCGTGGCGATCCCGAGAATCGACGAAGCAACGAACGGGAATCTGAAAAAGATTCggttgcaaaaaataaagatgagGATGATGATCATTCAGGTGACTCTTCCTAAAACAATAAGCATATACATAAACAAAGTTTTAgtcaaaatattgtttacgtAATATTCCGAGTGTATctgtgaatttttaaaaatttattttttaagtttatttcgGTCTTGCAGCAACGAGAGGATAATCTTAGTAATAGATAAGTAATAGACAAGTTTTGTTCTCTTTCATTaagttaaatattgatatgcttcaattaatttattcattaacaaaaatctaaaagcgctaataataaatagataagcAATTGAAACTAAACAATTTCTCGCAAATCACGCTTCCAGACTTATTAATAGATAACAAGGCacgatttttatatctatgacatgatttattatgaaataatcgtgaaattaaaataaaaaacaagtttagaaaaaaattaatacaattttacatcttcttatcatttttatttttatccatgTACATAAATGCAAATctctgtataaaattattactaagaGAAACTCGCAAGTAGATTCTTTGAAAGAAACGCGACTTCGAGATAGATTACGCTAAGtcgtgctttttttttttaacaatactcGCGCAAACACCATGTCCCCGCTCTCAACGAATGGCAAACACAATGACGAATGGTTACGGGTCCGGCCGGTGTTTGATTAAACGGGATTAATGTCCCCGGGGCGATCTCTCGAGTGGCGAAGGGAGAGAGAACGTGCGCGTGTCACGAGCGCGTGCCTCCCCGAAGTCGCCACGACTCGATTCTCTCCCTCATCCCTTTCGTCATCTCACGTGCGTTCCGCCCGCCTGGTTCCGACCGAAAGACCTTTCCTCATTGAACGGAGCGAGGATCGTCGAACCGTCGCTCGATCGCATTTAAGCGGATTTCAATCGGCCTCGAAACGATCGTGCAAACAAACCGCTCGACCGGCGTCAGCGACTTGCTTTCAGCGCGCTCATTGTATATAGCGTAACGTCGATTGACGACGAGAGTGCCATGGGAAGGATGTTGATCTCCGACGAAACGATATCCCTCGGGATCTCGAGGGATGCAAAACTCGCGTTTATGTTCTATCGAGCTTCAATTTCTCCCtctaataaatgtaatatgttcAATTTTCTTCCGCGTATTGTgacgaaatatttattgctcCATatgatatctataataatataaacatatatctatttataaaacagttatgttttttaagttcattttaaattatttataattcacgacaaaatttaaaaaaagaatttaacttaatataatttcatatgaagtctagcataaaaatatatttaaagtaataaaacaatatattcaaatatgtatcagaatacgcaaatatatatatatttaaatatatttttatatataaaaatatatagtaaaattataagtagGTTCTCGTCCTAATTTTGATCGttgaattatagattttttaaaaagtgaacttaatataagaatttataaaataattttgctataaaaaatgaattttttaattacacaatatttgaaaacaaaagCATATTCACtgcaaaaatacttttttttttaaataataagacaGTTTATCCGTATGGTTTCCTTCAACATTTAGAGATAATCGGAGACCATTAAGAAAACCACAAGATATTGTATCTTCTAGGGCGAGACTGAGTACATGGCTAGCGTGTTGGGAAAAATGTTCGCGCAGGTACAGGATCCTTCGCCGATTTACGATCCGAGACGCGCGAAACACATAGGATCATTGACGCGCGGCACAATGGGTGGTCGTGTTGCTCGTTGCCTTCTCCAGGATCGAACTGTCCGTCTACCTGCTATAATCCGGAAGCTTGCGCGGGAGCACGCATGCAGGCGCGTCGAGAAGATATTAATGTCGTGGGACCGCGATGATCGTATACGAAACATCGCTCCGGATCTTTTCTCCATTCTTCTTAGACAATGCCCGCGATCGACTTCCGTCAGACCACCTGGCTGGAACTATATACGTATTcagtaatattttgaaatacccttatatgtatgtgcgaTCCCGAgattaaataatgaagaagAATTACGTTTCAAtcgatatatcttttttatacatgtattagaAATTTCAAGCGAAATCATGTTTGTATTTATAGAACGAATCGCTGACCGTGACTTTTGCCTGCGattgagatatttattttctctcatttcattgcgtttttttgtaaaataaatattttttttgtctcgGAACAAGCTCTCGAACGAGTTTATCGAATGCATTATACAACAGACTCGAATTTGAACGAAGGAAGGTACGTTGATCGCGCGAGTGAAAAGGGactgatttattatatgatcGCAGTCCACGCTCCGAGTAGTTTCGCATGCGACGGGTGCATAAGTAGACGCATACACTGTTTGTCTTCCTCATGTGACTGAATTCGTTTTGCCATATGCCCCTCCAATGAAATACCcattgaaaatattcatattaactaattattcaattttataaagttatttttttataaagttatatagaaaatattctgaaaaaattaaaagcttatTAGATCAAATAATgcacttaatttaaaatatgaatatataaggAAGTTTTGTGAGTagtatgcaatatatttaaatttacattttgacatgaatatttacagttttaaattGAAACTCTCGGaattagattttgaaaatattattggtGAGAGTGAATTAAAACTACTTTTTATAAGTGTCTTTGAAAACAACATCTCCAATTGTATTAGAGTGGCCGAAAATGGAAatcttttttagttttttgaaaaacaaaaccCAAAAGAGAAATTTCCTTTCTAaagtctttaattaaaataaacataaaatgatTTAAGAAACTATCCCGCGCTGTCCGAATCTTGACATAAAAAACATGTATTTCCGCCATCGTGATTCCGGTATACGTCTCTTctcgtttataaattatcattcaGTTCGTTCTTGACTTTGCCTGCGAAGAAGAGGGATACGAGGATgagaacgacgacgacgacgacgacgacgagaaaGTACAGGTGCTGTGGACGCGGGCTGTTGAATGCGCGGCTACCACCGACAAATTTCGACCGACCGATCGCAGTTATCGCTCGATCCGGTCGCGAGATTGCATTATCCCGATGCTTATAATGCGTTACGTTACCCCCTTCATCCTCGCCCGATCTCGAGCGATGCAGTAGCATCGGGGACTGAAATATTCGGCTGCGTATGCGTACGCGCGTTAGACCGTTTCTCAAATAAAGCAATCTCCAAGATCAGAGACAACGACACGGCGGCATTTATCCTTTTATCCCTCCCctttcctctcctctcctgcCAATGCAATCCTTCCCGCCAGATCGCGAAAGTAGCCACTGCACTGCAGCCGGACTCCTCTTTGTCAGAAACGGAGCCTGCTGACAGAGCGAAGGTGGTTAGTCGACTCGGTAGAATTAATCGCCTCGGGAAATATTTACGTTCTCTCGTCCAAAAGAGCCCCATCGGCctgtctctccctctcctACAACGATCCTCGGATCCTTTGGTATTTCATCTTTATACTATGTGAAGATCTTCGCGGTTAGATCCGACTACGCGGATCTCAGATCGGTACTTTGCGACAATCACTTACGGTAGTTTGATCTTCTCCTGATGCCGGGCGCAAGGAAAAGTCAAGTGCCACGTGACACACACATAATACACATGTTGGAGAATCAGTTTTCTAtagatattaattgataatttattgattcattagatttttctaaaattttacgcaaaatatattaataatattaatttaaaataatataatattaattaaaagtttttgatattttccaaattaaaaaaaaataaatttgatacatgtatatgatcaaactattaaaaataatatctaattacctaagattcttttaatttactgacaaaaaatgtatatatatttgtatatctatatatatatatatatatatatatatatatatatatatatatgcgagatattaaaaaatatttttattgccgGCAACGTGATACAACGATTGGTAACGTAATATGCAATTCTTCGAGAAAGATCGGGATGTTGTTATACAAGTTAGCACTTGGGATCTACTTTTCTCGCCGTTCTGGTTGAAAAGAATACTCGTGAACCTGACGGTTTGCACGTGGTAGTTTGTTTTATCCCTAAACAACGCTAAATGCAAAAGGGCGAAGGCCTCACTGTACTCTATTGTCACTGGAACA is part of the Anoplolepis gracilipes chromosome 2, ASM4749672v1, whole genome shotgun sequence genome and harbors:
- the LOC140676360 gene encoding uncharacterized protein isoform X2, whose product is MQESNFFMNTTTAFCQQVHVNSKENPMAEDNARPTEESGALEVERKLDRPSRSRDQRGAAKVKDKPEDTRLPTPPPDPQCVPVARDRAGVTSRGLEEEEEDLATYLGELGTSPFEGHSFDYDTTPNSTTSAMGGDAVPFTEEAFEHLDRLCALTEQILELRDRSSKFFRRVRGLERAKVQKNADRRLEVALANDEEELLRDFTDEDTGFAESLLDAMLSNCRDASSPRRGERLNVRSPSSSRQRSRSLALAEQNLASNLVERATEAADKRGSFARNATPRNGGPKVSKWTRVKAAFKWERACTNDLADIAESCASTTASTPTTKYLRIPDAITAGSWSTGPTLSSCTSEVSSPSTPIGRVSPTSSSNEEVFDDSRKNIINYPDRQLPLMKDDRKKDSDDPDRHVRSLDRDTPIIDNAGSIESPSEVNRSKPLIRIISDADATMHVANGSGRDLEVSPKRPTPTLTITIPPNEEEIRSLSSPESISPLPSSTQDSGGSSPQHPKMRQDMSSSREFKRQHSTIEEAVTQAPKIQQQDSKWNKVRRAFLTNATFSVPPSPVRVVAAQSFTNDDTRRVRSCSESVEDLGKTVTGTSSNYSNNNNHCREREARRDYQALREKFGAEFHRKLVEWERLKSARNARDGLPLNEERLAPEFRKKLQDWKRTKKGRRSGAAIEQRVSRRRLTDWQLWRSSSSKPELRCYNKNQNSIGSRGSCASIGSTGSFGSDGKQYLCEDFIKRMETWKRMSEAACRSETPKSPANHVTSDIIDETEFLALEKLLLLFGQRISQERRESDARQLNDCFDGESRFMAMSRGANCGNEVLIRTSVGSYRFEGISREFTRKLYDWEKYRGISPRSSTFRLLGPGYTPFTQDLDEATLTQSPSTTGKNRAFHWTLKRSKSDSSIFESSLRNESFTVRRSTSLHSLISRGKLEDDTRMNTLPVSNNSQGIKDPSEDTAVEDSEPEAMIVDIEDVIEETASPLTGVQPHQTPVYSVAASETTSIAVPLGTVTSSHEPSPVFLVEVEDDKNCESWNGRKWIGPEARSSENSPSPERCLLSEDWRKKPTFLDEDKPSWESSCKEDNEENQGWTEKTPCSSLDFGGSVKSDQSIGWSRDTWDESCDETNRDSIALELPLTSICESKNDTKKQESSFENDNPESGYFANNIETTSTTWNAEELMDSPHTWTKEMNETRKIEDLADESSKNNGRTSDTEDLRDDKYDKEAKKEKIILSTDFCTYQLARTISSSDCHDSMEPVSKLSNSNLDDNKDMSESCRDLNIENETSAHYENCSSPELQTDVDRHYEILTFKTDTCGDTMNNHLYEPVDCHEEVRGSSCDNRNNCVKENLLSSKLIAMERSSLSETSKSLLTNSTIRTVPITVSRDSEARCLEKILINEETMNKIIVPTASTENGIKNTDRIRNRFASLDRPDEVIENRPSDCNPSTKIATRDNQIDCIKKDSSSPRNVFIKTKRMIFGPFRRSEDRASSRKESDGSIDGRLRRSSKSKSKSRSTSPKLCRQDALLRVSLSLPWPLRSTSKENESPFEAESRRSSGSKIEDVIAVQQKNLPFEENSVNNKKINNRLTEEKLLSPTDVNMCSFGTTSTRVSERSDRSRKTSIEQDRCNQTQNNEERGKVKCNEVNFERKRDEGRFNRKQDERKQGEIQFSQRQEEARQQNDNHTKCEVVSSDLMHKLRILSDAAERREGQATVAEPLITSSPESRSSKIRRAKESFLSRRGGPFCRSMMESTEAADLWRRPTMTSTQASTETLKANEITVIPAKFEETENAGSGTEMASLTVQDEVASLSENRVDACQEKDLAIDAGVRSESLVKSASASMINVDPNTVGRLVTTDRGCESLPRTIAKRRESSGPLAKIVGKLRLSRLIRSRNVDGGSMSTISTLCRQSLLIDMRGDPENRRSNERESEKDSVAKNKDEDDDHSGDSS
- the LOC140676360 gene encoding uncharacterized protein isoform X1 translates to MQESNFFMNTTTAFCQQVHVNSKENPMAEDNARPTEESGALEVERKLDRPSRSRDQRGAAKVKDKPEDTRLPTPPPDPQCVPVARDRAGVTSRGLEEEEEDLATYLGELGTSPFEGHSFDYDTTPNSTTSAMGGDAVPFTEEAFEHLDRLCALTEQILELRDRSSKFFRRVRGLERAKVQKNADRRLEVALANDEEELLRDFTDEDTGFAESLLDAMLSNCRDASSPRRGERLNVRSPSSSRQRSRSLALAEQNLASNLVERATEAADKRGSFARNATPRNGGPKVSKWTRVKAAFKWERACTNDLADIAESCASTTASTPTTKYLRIPDAITAGSWSTGPTLSSCTSEVSSPSTPIGRVSPTSSSNEEVFDDSRKNIINYPDRQLPLMKDDRKKDSDDPDRHVRSLDRDTPIIDNAGSIESPSEVNRSKPLIRIISDADATMHVANGSGRDLEVSPKRPTPTLTITIPPNEEEIRSLSSPESISPLPSSTQDSGGSSPQHPKMRQDMSSSREFKRQHSTIEEAVTQAPKIQQQDSKWNKVRRAFLTNATFSVPPSPVRVVAAQSFTNDDTRRVRSCSESVEDLGKTVTGTSSNYSNNNNHCREREARRDYQALREKFGAEFHRKLVEWERLKSARNARDGLPLNEERLAPEFRKKLQDWKRTKKGRRSGAAIEQRVSRRRLTDWQLWRSSSSKPELRCYNKNQNSIGSRGSCASIGSTGSFGSDGKQYLCEDFIKRMETWKRMSEAACRSETPKSPANHVTSDIIDETEFLALEKLLLLFGQRISQERRESDARQLNDCFDGESRFMAMSRGANCGNEVLIRTSVGSYRFEGISREFTRKLYDWEKYRGISPRSSTFRLLGPGYTPFTQDLDEATLTQSPSTTGKNRAFHWTLKRSKSDSSIFESSLRNESFTVRRSTSLHSLISRGKLEDDTRMNTLPVSTFVIDNSQGIKDPSEDTAVEDSEPEAMIVDIEDVIEETASPLTGVQPHQTPVYSVAASETTSIAVPLGTVTSSHEPSPVFLVEVEDDKNCESWNGRKWIGPEARSSENSPSPERCLLSEDWRKKPTFLDEDKPSWESSCKEDNEENQGWTEKTPCSSLDFGGSVKSDQSIGWSRDTWDESCDETNRDSIALELPLTSICESKNDTKKQESSFENDNPESGYFANNIETTSTTWNAEELMDSPHTWTKEMNETRKIEDLADESSKNNGRTSDTEDLRDDKYDKEAKKEKIILSTDFCTYQLARTISSSDCHDSMEPVSKLSNSNLDDNKDMSESCRDLNIENETSAHYENCSSPELQTDVDRHYEILTFKTDTCGDTMNNHLYEPVDCHEEVRGSSCDNRNNCVKENLLSSKLIAMERSSLSETSKSLLTNSTIRTVPITVSRDSEARCLEKILINEETMNKIIVPTASTENGIKNTDRIRNRFASLDRPDEVIENRPSDCNPSTKIATRDNQIDCIKKDSSSPRNVFIKTKRMIFGPFRRSEDRASSRKESDGSIDGRLRRSSKSKSKSRSTSPKLCRQDALLRVSLSLPWPLRSTSKENESPFEAESRRSSGSKIEDVIAVQQKNLPFEENSVNNKKINNRLTEEKLLSPTDVNMCSFGTTSTRVSERSDRSRKTSIEQDRCNQTQNNEERGKVKCNEVNFERKRDEGRFNRKQDERKQGEIQFSQRQEEARQQNDNHTKCEVVSSDLMHKLRILSDAAERREGQATVAEPLITSSPESRSSKIRRAKESFLSRRGGPFCRSMMESTEAADLWRRPTMTSTQASTETLKANEITVIPAKFEETENAGSGTEMASLTVQDEVASLSENRVDACQEKDLAIDAGVRSESLVKSASASMINVDPNTVGRLVTTDRGCESLPRTIAKRRESSGPLAKIVGKLRLSRLIRSRNVDGGSMSTISTLCRQSLLIDMRGDPENRRSNERESEKDSVAKNKDEDDDHSGDSS